A stretch of Arachis hypogaea cultivar Tifrunner chromosome 15, arahy.Tifrunner.gnm2.J5K5, whole genome shotgun sequence DNA encodes these proteins:
- the LOC140179116 gene encoding uncharacterized protein, giving the protein MDKGWTSLPRHTEGYQHGVNSFLDFAFSKGRPQGQEILCPCSICNNFSWGRRDEVYDHLISKEFQKGYTVWVHHGERISRMDSETDESEVHEGFVDDIHGLLNEMFRHVLEGDKDGDGPNEDAKKFYNLLEEGKQELYPGCKKISTLSFVIRLYLLKTLNGWSNASFTALLELLKEAIPHLNIPDSFNKIMAMVKDLGLGYNKIHACPNDCVLFRDTYEDEEFCPICGASRYIKNVEVDIEVDKLKKKHVPAKVLRHFPLIPRLKKLFLCSKTAESLRWHDEHRSKDGKLRHPADGQSWKDFDRLHPDFAEESRNIRLGLASDGFNPFRTMSNDNDGLIMSCLISADLVLVSGVLRVGSDPIPAVKLLPDPAHLPLKLECLSRGGYPTRGIDKFEVGCGM; this is encoded by the coding sequence ATGGACAAAGGGTGGACTAGTTTACCAAGACATACTGAGGGTTACCAACATGGTGTTAATTCATTTTTGGATTTTGCCTTTTCTAAAGGTAGACCACAAGGACAAGAAATTCTTTGTCCTTGTTCTATATGTAATAACTTTAGTTGGGGGCGAAGGGATGAAGTTTATGATCATTTAATAAGTAAGGAATTTCAAAAAGGTTACACTGTGTGGGTTCATCACGGCGAAAGGATAAGTCGCATGGATAGTGAAACCGATGAGAGTGAAGTCCATGAAGGATTTGTCGACGACATTCATGGGCTGCTAAACGAGATGTTTCGGCATGTGCTTGAAGGAGATAAAGATGGTGATGGGCCAAACGAAGATGCAAAAAAGTTTTATAACTTGCTTGAAGAAGGAAAACAAGAGTTATATCCTGGCTGTAAAAAAATTTCGACATTATCATTCGTTATCCGATTGTATTTGTTGAAGACTCTTAATGGTTGGAGCAACGCATCCTTTACTGCTCTACTTGAATTACTGAAAGAAGCGATTCCTCATTTGAATATTCCTGATTCTTTCAATAAAATCATGGCCATGGTAAAAGATTTAGGACTTGGTTATAATAAAATTCATGCTTGTCCCAACGATTGTGTTCTGTTCCGGGATACATATGAAGATGAAGAATTTTGTCCTATTTGTGGAGCTTCCAGGTACATAAAAAATGTTGAGGTAGATATAGAAGTTGATAAGTTGAAGAAAAAACATGTGCCTGCAAAGGTCTTGAGGCATTTTCCCTTGATTCCAAGGCTTAAGAAGTTGTTCCTGTGTTCAAAAACAGCTGAATCATTAAGGTGGCACGATGAACATCGTTCAAAGGATGGAAAGTTAAGACACCCAGCTGATGGCCAATCATGGAAAGACTTTGACAGGCTTCATCCCGATTTTGCTGAAGAATCTCGTAACATAAGATTAGGGCTAGCTAGCGATGGATTTAATCCATTTAGAACCATGAGCAATGATAATGATGGCCTTATTATGAGCTGTTTAAtaagtgctgatttggttttagtgagtgGAGTGCTTCGAGTAGGATCCGACCCCATCCCAGCAGTCAAACTCCTTCCTGACCCCGCTCACCTGCCTCTGAAGCTGGAATGCCTTTCTAGAGGGGGCTACCCTACCCGAGGAATCGATAAGTTTGAAGTGGGATGTGGAATGTGA